In Rhodoligotrophos defluvii, a genomic segment contains:
- a CDS encoding O-antigen ligase family protein, whose product MSTATDIRVNPGTALWARKLARWLPAITLFYSLFIWPVLYGRSPDTDPALAERIAENQSTLLNQVFFPAIFLVALFVWLATCYRRSPALRDPAVLLVALMLGLFVVSAGWSIVPDIALKRAILQITIIGTLILSIAAADDPDGVVDRIFWMLAAVLITNLAVVSVTAPGPLGYEGLFPQKNGLGAAAALGLLFALHQLAARPGRIRLLAWVIIPISLALLVLSKSKTSLGLALMVPPLVLAICIAARAFRLSVPVLVAGLIGAVVLVYFIGIACYVWTFESVAYALFGDPTLTTRTDIWAFASSMAQRHPWLGYGFESFWQTGVESPSFREAPGFVARMPHAHNGYVDIVLQTGFFGLGLLTLTLAAALGTAGQVLKRSFSLGYLCITLIVFLMLYNLLETAWFRGFDYMSMIFVLAAALAASARSKLPWNG is encoded by the coding sequence ATGAGCACAGCCACCGATATCCGCGTGAACCCGGGGACGGCGCTGTGGGCACGCAAGCTCGCGCGGTGGCTCCCCGCGATCACCCTTTTCTACAGCCTGTTCATCTGGCCCGTTCTCTATGGCCGCAGCCCCGACACCGACCCGGCGCTGGCCGAGCGGATCGCTGAGAACCAGTCGACTTTGCTGAACCAGGTCTTCTTCCCCGCCATATTCCTGGTCGCGCTGTTCGTCTGGCTCGCAACGTGCTACCGCCGCAGCCCGGCGCTGCGCGACCCCGCCGTGCTCCTGGTTGCGCTCATGCTCGGTCTGTTCGTCGTCTCGGCGGGCTGGTCGATCGTGCCGGACATCGCTCTGAAGCGGGCGATCCTGCAGATCACCATCATCGGCACGCTGATCCTGTCGATCGCAGCCGCCGACGACCCGGACGGGGTGGTCGACCGCATCTTCTGGATGCTGGCCGCCGTACTCATCACCAACTTGGCGGTGGTCTCGGTCACCGCGCCCGGCCCCCTGGGTTACGAAGGGCTGTTCCCGCAGAAGAACGGGCTCGGCGCAGCCGCTGCCCTGGGGCTGCTGTTCGCCTTGCATCAGTTGGCGGCGCGCCCCGGCCGGATCCGGCTGCTCGCCTGGGTGATCATCCCGATATCGCTGGCCCTGCTGGTGCTCAGCAAGTCGAAAACCTCCCTCGGCCTCGCCCTCATGGTGCCGCCGCTCGTACTCGCCATTTGCATTGCCGCCCGCGCCTTCCGCCTTTCCGTCCCCGTCCTGGTCGCGGGACTCATCGGCGCGGTGGTGCTCGTCTATTTCATCGGCATCGCCTGTTACGTCTGGACATTCGAGTCCGTCGCCTATGCTCTGTTCGGCGATCCGACGCTCACCACCCGTACCGACATCTGGGCCTTCGCCTCGTCCATGGCCCAGCGCCATCCCTGGCTCGGCTACGGTTTCGAGTCCTTCTGGCAGACCGGCGTCGAGTCGCCGAGCTTCCGGGAGGCGCCGGGCTTCGTCGCCCGCATGCCGCATGCCCATAACGGCTATGTCGATATCGTCCTGCAGACCGGCTTCTTCGGCCTGGGGCTGTTGACGCTCACGCTGGCCGCCGCCCTCGGCACCGCCGGCCAGGTGCTGAAGCGCAGCTTCAGCCTCGGCTATCTCTGCATTACCCTGATCGTCTTCCTCATGCTCTATAATCTCTTGGAGACCGCGTGGTTTCGCGGGTTCGACTACATGTCCATGATCTTCGTGCTCGCGGCTGCTCTTGCCGCCAGCGCTCGGAGCAAGCTGCCATGGAACGGCTGA
- a CDS encoding GNAT family N-acetyltransferase gives MTRISVPARPDTAPRPLILHISSDYPNPIRTPTTNAVERLVDRLTMFEQVVISLQRIGNPFRCYWKDLGMVNGRRLVAHGYFALPFGIGMLPSQLLLGRRIARFLKQENLRPNVVHSHRFTFEGIAAWLVARKHKAALFFSVRGEVEAKVFKAKPTYRPLFRRMADDAARAFYVSAWVRETFERLTGIDAAKTRPLPNFVENAQPLITPTEPDPVLVTVINLDALEKKGLPTLLEALKLAGDAVDGVKLEIIGYGSEAGAAAAKGLIERYGLADRAFLRGFVPHQQLLAELPKRLAMVMPSRNETFGMAYVEALFAGTPVLYSKMTGVDGYLGGLEVGEAADPYDAKDVARALAALVRDNAAYRQNIREQAGELFRRFDPVRNIELYRDDALRFASEGKAEPVIEIHWDIEPLEAEWRALEEQGHVTAFQRYDFVAPLYAAFRRHDRAEPVIVVVRPTAGATPMMILPLCAYAERGLRMISFADLRVADYCAPVLAKDFPADDKSWFLDLWRRIESALPAADVIRLRKLPDKVGALSNPLLHLPIKAPFSAMAHGLPIGAPWSEKAKAVMSKNTLQLLRRRERKLGQVAPLSLQFCTGGPETAAIYDVLAKQRVDRFARLGRDDLMRETMWSEFYRDLACGGTARSIARLFWLKVGDEIVATGLGLVHDKAFLLLMMAFDMDRHAQLAPGRIMLFKAMDAFAQEGLTYFDLTVGDEPYKKNFGADDRVLYEAMCARSLQGRLGVAVWQGRRWLKRLRGRDLLRRNDDGD, from the coding sequence ATGACGCGCATTTCGGTCCCGGCCCGCCCGGATACGGCGCCGCGGCCTCTCATTCTCCATATCTCGTCGGACTACCCCAACCCGATCCGCACGCCCACCACCAACGCGGTGGAACGGCTGGTCGATCGGCTGACCATGTTCGAGCAGGTGGTGATTTCGCTGCAGCGCATCGGCAATCCCTTCCGCTGCTACTGGAAAGATCTCGGCATGGTGAATGGCCGCAGGCTCGTTGCACACGGCTATTTTGCCCTGCCCTTCGGGATTGGCATGCTGCCGTCGCAATTGCTGCTCGGCCGCCGCATCGCTCGCTTCCTGAAGCAGGAAAACCTCAGGCCGAATGTGGTGCACAGCCATCGCTTCACCTTCGAAGGGATCGCCGCCTGGCTAGTCGCACGGAAGCATAAGGCCGCCCTGTTCTTTTCCGTCCGTGGGGAAGTCGAGGCCAAGGTGTTCAAGGCCAAGCCCACCTACCGGCCGCTGTTCCGGCGCATGGCTGATGATGCGGCACGGGCCTTCTACGTGTCAGCTTGGGTAAGGGAAACCTTCGAGCGGCTGACCGGCATCGATGCGGCGAAGACGCGGCCCCTGCCGAATTTCGTCGAGAACGCACAGCCGCTGATCACGCCAACGGAACCCGACCCAGTCCTGGTCACTGTCATCAACCTGGATGCCCTGGAAAAGAAGGGCCTGCCGACATTGCTGGAGGCTCTCAAGCTGGCGGGCGATGCGGTCGATGGCGTGAAGCTGGAGATCATCGGCTATGGCAGCGAGGCTGGAGCCGCGGCCGCCAAGGGGCTGATCGAACGCTACGGCCTGGCCGACCGCGCCTTCCTGCGCGGCTTCGTGCCCCATCAGCAACTGCTGGCGGAACTCCCGAAGCGGCTGGCCATGGTCATGCCGTCCCGCAATGAGACATTCGGGATGGCCTATGTGGAGGCACTATTTGCCGGGACGCCTGTGCTCTATTCCAAGATGACCGGCGTCGACGGCTATCTCGGCGGTCTCGAGGTCGGCGAAGCAGCCGACCCCTATGACGCCAAGGACGTGGCCCGCGCGCTTGCCGCCTTGGTGCGCGACAACGCCGCGTATCGGCAGAACATCCGCGAGCAGGCCGGCGAGTTGTTCCGCCGCTTCGACCCCGTTCGCAATATCGAGCTCTATCGGGACGATGCCCTGCGCTTCGCCAGCGAGGGAAAGGCCGAGCCGGTGATCGAGATCCACTGGGATATCGAGCCGCTGGAAGCCGAATGGCGGGCGCTGGAGGAGCAGGGCCACGTCACCGCCTTTCAGCGCTATGACTTCGTCGCCCCCCTCTATGCCGCGTTCCGCCGCCATGATCGTGCGGAGCCGGTCATCGTGGTGGTCCGCCCGACGGCCGGCGCGACGCCGATGATGATCCTGCCCCTCTGCGCCTATGCCGAGCGGGGATTGCGGATGATCAGCTTTGCCGATCTCCGGGTGGCGGACTACTGCGCGCCGGTTCTCGCCAAGGATTTTCCGGCGGACGACAAGTCCTGGTTTCTGGATCTCTGGCGCCGGATCGAGAGCGCGCTGCCCGCAGCGGATGTCATCCGGCTGCGCAAGCTGCCGGACAAGGTGGGTGCACTTTCAAACCCGCTTCTCCACTTGCCGATTAAGGCGCCGTTCAGCGCCATGGCCCATGGCCTGCCCATCGGCGCGCCCTGGAGCGAAAAGGCCAAGGCGGTCATGAGCAAGAACACCCTGCAGCTGCTGCGGCGCCGGGAGCGCAAGCTCGGCCAGGTCGCGCCCCTGTCGCTGCAGTTCTGCACGGGCGGGCCGGAGACCGCCGCCATCTACGATGTTCTTGCCAAGCAGCGGGTGGACCGCTTTGCCCGCCTGGGACGCGACGATCTCATGCGGGAAACCATGTGGAGCGAGTTCTACCGCGACCTCGCCTGCGGCGGCACGGCGCGGTCTATTGCCCGGCTGTTCTGGCTGAAAGTAGGCGACGAGATCGTGGCGACCGGCCTTGGCCTCGTGCACGACAAGGCATTCCTCCTGCTCATGATGGCCTTCGATATGGACCGGCATGCGCAGCTCGCACCCGGCCGGATCATGCTGTTCAAGGCCATGGACGCCTTTGCGCAGGAAGGGCTCACCTATTTCGACCTGACGGTCGGCGACGAGCCCTACAAGAAGAACTTCGGCGCCGATGACCGCGTCCTCTATGAGGCCATGTGCGCGCGCAGCTTGCAAGGCAGGCTCGGGGTCGCGGTCTGGCAGGGCCGGCGCTGGCTCAAACGCCTGCGCGGTCGCGATTTGTTGCGACGCAACGACGACGGCGACTGA
- a CDS encoding WecB/TagA/CpsF family glycosyltransferase: MPAGNDIAGRVRFLGAPYDLRPIEQVLCSLQGAKPDDWFRYVVTPNVDHVTRLRHRKDLLPLYENAWQSWCDSHIVRRLGFLVGLRLPHLNGTDVVERIFAEVLRPGDRLAVIAARPQVLEALAWKYPQYQFVGHVPPMGFVDDPEAFEACVTFGATCNARFLFIAVGAPQSEQVAYAIARRPSAQGTAFCIGAAMEFMGGVKARAPRLMQRLGFEWLHRLLSEPRRLWRRYVMSVGPLAMLFAREVVRWR; this comes from the coding sequence ATGCCGGCTGGCAACGACATAGCGGGGCGCGTGCGGTTCCTTGGCGCCCCTTACGACCTCAGGCCGATCGAGCAGGTGCTGTGCTCGCTGCAGGGCGCCAAGCCCGACGACTGGTTCCGGTATGTGGTGACGCCCAATGTGGACCATGTCACCAGGCTGAGGCACCGCAAGGACCTGCTGCCGCTTTATGAGAACGCCTGGCAGAGCTGGTGCGACAGCCACATCGTGCGGCGCCTGGGCTTCCTGGTCGGCCTGCGGCTGCCCCATCTCAACGGCACCGACGTGGTCGAGCGGATCTTCGCCGAGGTCCTGCGGCCGGGAGACCGGCTCGCGGTGATTGCCGCGCGGCCCCAGGTGCTGGAGGCGCTCGCGTGGAAATATCCGCAATATCAGTTCGTCGGCCATGTACCGCCCATGGGCTTCGTGGACGACCCGGAGGCCTTCGAAGCCTGCGTCACGTTCGGCGCCACCTGTAATGCGCGCTTCCTGTTCATCGCCGTCGGCGCGCCGCAGTCGGAACAGGTGGCCTATGCGATCGCCCGCCGGCCCAGCGCGCAGGGCACGGCCTTCTGCATCGGCGCGGCCATGGAGTTCATGGGTGGGGTCAAGGCCCGCGCGCCGCGCCTGATGCAGCGGCTGGGCTTCGAATGGCTGCATCGCCTGCTCAGCGAGCCGCGGCGGCTCTGGCGGCGCTATGTGATGAGCGTGGGGCCGCTTGCCATGCTGTTCGCCAGGGAGGTGGTCCGGTGGAGATGA
- a CDS encoding UDP-glucuronic acid decarboxylase family protein yields MNNVSRPFPPTIVSSNRRILVTGGSGFIGSHLCERLLEAGQEVLCVDNFFTGSRANVAHLLDHRNFELVRHDVTVPLYVEVDEIYNLACPASPIHYQRDPTQTIKTSVHGAINMLGLAKRLQAKILQASTSEVYGDPHVHPQPESYWGNVNPIGPRACYDEGKRCAETLFFSYRMQHNLRIKILRIFNTYGPRMHPNDGRVVSNFIIQALTNQPITIFGDGEQTRSFCYVDDLVEGMIRMMDRTPDRVTGPVNLGNPGEFTIRALAEAVLELTGSRSKIVQQPLPVDDPRQRRPDITLAKQLLDWEPTIALREGLAKTIEYFDRYLSSTAAAAANADR; encoded by the coding sequence ATGAACAATGTTTCCCGTCCCTTTCCGCCCACCATCGTTTCGTCCAACCGGCGCATTCTGGTCACGGGCGGGTCCGGGTTCATTGGCAGCCATCTCTGCGAGCGCCTCTTGGAGGCTGGCCAGGAAGTGCTCTGCGTGGACAATTTCTTCACCGGCAGCCGTGCCAACGTGGCGCATCTGCTCGATCACCGCAATTTCGAGCTGGTGCGCCACGACGTGACGGTGCCGCTCTATGTGGAGGTGGACGAGATCTACAATCTCGCATGCCCCGCCTCGCCCATCCACTATCAGCGCGATCCCACGCAGACCATCAAGACCTCGGTGCATGGGGCCATCAACATGCTCGGGCTGGCAAAGCGCCTGCAGGCCAAGATCCTGCAAGCCTCGACCAGCGAGGTCTATGGCGATCCCCACGTCCACCCGCAGCCCGAATCCTATTGGGGCAATGTCAATCCGATCGGACCGCGAGCCTGCTATGACGAGGGCAAGCGCTGCGCCGAAACCCTGTTCTTCTCCTATCGGATGCAGCACAATCTGCGCATCAAGATACTGAGGATCTTCAACACCTATGGCCCGCGCATGCATCCCAATGACGGCAGGGTCGTCTCCAACTTCATCATCCAGGCGCTGACCAACCAGCCGATCACCATTTTCGGGGACGGCGAGCAGACGCGCTCGTTCTGCTATGTGGACGACCTGGTGGAGGGCATGATCCGAATGATGGACCGGACACCGGACCGGGTCACCGGTCCGGTCAATCTCGGCAATCCCGGCGAGTTCACCATTCGCGCCCTGGCAGAAGCGGTTCTCGAGCTGACGGGATCGCGTTCGAAGATCGTGCAGCAACCGCTGCCCGTGGACGACCCGCGCCAGCGCCGGCCCGACATTACCCTTGCCAAGCAGCTGCTCGACTGGGAACCAACCATTGCGCTCCGCGAGGGGCTGGCGAAGACCATCGAGTACTTCGATCGATATCTGTCGAGCACCGCTGCCGCCGCTGCCAACGCCGACCGGTAG
- a CDS encoding potassium/proton antiporter — protein MLELIFPAFLVASGLVLASVITSALAFRFGAPLLLVFLGIGLLAGEDGLGITYDDANSAYLIGSLALAIILFDSGFDTKLRSFRQAAAPAITLATLGVALTAGLVGVAARYAFGLPWLEAFLIGAIVGSTDAAAVFFLLRVGGITIRDHVRSTLEVESGSNDPIAIFLTLMLLGLILAGGSQQNLWDEIVEGFVMQIGLGVVMGIAGGYAIVAAANRITLEGALYPIGVISTAICLFGLVGMLGGSGFLAVYVAGLVAGNSRITGHAGLRRFLEGLTWIAQISMFLTLGLFATPSQFLDIAVPAIAIALALTFVCRPLAVWLCLLPFGYQRNETAFISWVGLRGAVSILLGIIPLAEGFENGQLLFNTAYIIVLTSLLVQGWTIRPMARWLGLIIPPRIGPVERVALDLPGRSDHELLVYRVVNESPVLQGERLPRWARPSLVVRDGRSMRYQYAGHLKPNDLVYIFVAPQYVRLLDRLFASPKKLSEDDAEFFGRFTLDPKKPLSALVDAYDLRSVPERYLSHSLADFMVQRLGGTAEVGDRVKCGEVELIVRDVRADGQIGEIGLAIDQTDGQAQIPLFVSGEEIWGWFKQKAREARSGGK, from the coding sequence ATGCTAGAGCTTATTTTCCCAGCCTTCCTCGTGGCCTCAGGGCTCGTGCTGGCGTCCGTGATCACCAGCGCACTGGCGTTCCGGTTTGGCGCACCGCTGTTGCTGGTATTCCTTGGAATTGGCCTCCTTGCCGGCGAGGATGGCCTAGGGATTACCTATGACGATGCCAATTCAGCCTATCTGATCGGCAGCTTGGCCTTAGCGATCATCCTCTTCGACTCCGGATTCGACACGAAGCTTCGTTCCTTCAGGCAGGCTGCGGCACCCGCCATCACGCTGGCAACCTTGGGCGTGGCTCTCACCGCCGGGCTGGTCGGTGTTGCCGCTCGTTATGCGTTCGGCCTCCCGTGGCTGGAAGCGTTCCTCATCGGCGCCATTGTCGGTTCCACGGACGCGGCCGCTGTGTTCTTCCTGCTGCGCGTTGGCGGGATAACGATCCGCGATCACGTGCGCTCCACCCTCGAGGTGGAGTCCGGCTCGAACGACCCAATCGCGATTTTCCTCACTCTGATGCTGCTTGGGCTCATCCTTGCTGGCGGGAGCCAGCAGAACCTCTGGGATGAGATCGTAGAGGGATTCGTGATGCAGATAGGCCTGGGCGTCGTCATGGGCATCGCCGGGGGTTATGCGATCGTAGCCGCGGCGAACCGGATAACACTCGAAGGAGCTCTTTATCCAATCGGCGTCATCTCTACGGCGATATGTTTGTTTGGGTTGGTGGGCATGCTGGGAGGCAGTGGCTTCCTTGCCGTATACGTGGCCGGACTGGTGGCCGGAAACAGTCGGATTACGGGGCATGCGGGTCTGCGACGGTTCCTGGAAGGGCTCACCTGGATCGCCCAGATCTCGATGTTTCTGACCTTGGGATTGTTCGCGACGCCATCGCAATTCCTTGACATCGCGGTCCCGGCCATTGCCATCGCGCTTGCGCTGACCTTCGTTTGCCGGCCACTCGCAGTCTGGCTTTGCCTGCTTCCCTTTGGGTATCAACGCAATGAAACGGCGTTTATCTCCTGGGTCGGCCTGCGCGGAGCGGTTTCGATCCTGCTCGGCATCATCCCTTTGGCGGAAGGATTCGAAAACGGCCAACTGCTTTTCAACACGGCCTACATCATCGTGCTCACCTCGCTGCTCGTCCAGGGGTGGACGATCCGGCCAATGGCGCGATGGCTGGGGCTTATTATTCCCCCGAGAATTGGACCGGTTGAACGAGTGGCTCTTGATCTCCCCGGGCGATCCGACCACGAGCTGCTCGTTTATCGCGTGGTGAATGAAAGTCCGGTCCTTCAAGGTGAGCGCCTACCCCGCTGGGCGCGCCCATCTCTCGTGGTTCGCGACGGCAGATCCATGCGATACCAATACGCAGGACACCTGAAGCCAAACGATCTCGTCTACATTTTCGTCGCCCCACAGTACGTAAGGCTCCTGGACCGTCTTTTCGCCAGCCCCAAGAAGCTCAGCGAAGACGATGCCGAATTCTTTGGCCGGTTCACGCTCGATCCCAAGAAGCCGCTGTCGGCGCTCGTCGACGCATATGACTTGCGATCGGTTCCGGAGCGCTACTTGTCGCATTCTCTTGCGGACTTCATGGTGCAGCGGCTCGGTGGAACGGCTGAAGTCGGCGACAGAGTTAAATGCGGTGAGGTTGAGCTGATCGTAAGGGATGTACGTGCGGATGGGCAAATCGGGGAGATTGGCTTGGCCATTGATCAGACTGACGGGCAGGCTCAAATTCCGCTTTTTGTCAGCGGGGAAGAGATTTGGGGATGGTTTAAACAAAAAGCGCGAGAAGCAAGGTCGGGTGGCAAGTGA
- the rpoH gene encoding RNA polymerase sigma factor RpoH has product MSKIMVPTITSDGGLSRYLQEIRKFPMLKPEQEFMLAKRWRETGDSEAAHKLVTSHLRLVAKIAMGYRGYGLPVSEIVSEGNVGLMQAVKRFDPDKGFRLATYAMWWIRASIQEFILRSWSLVKMGTTASQKKLFFNLRKVKGQIQALEEGDLNPDQVSEIATRLGVPEEDVISMNRRLSGDASLNAPLRAESEGEWQDWLVDEEANQETKLADLEEMTVRQGLLARAMDKLNERERRIFEARRLSDEPLTLEDLSREFGVSRERIRQIEVRAFEKVQKAVRNEAQAALAAPAGTGALA; this is encoded by the coding sequence ATGAGCAAGATCATGGTTCCAACCATCACCAGCGACGGCGGGCTGTCGCGGTATCTCCAGGAGATCCGCAAGTTCCCGATGCTGAAGCCCGAGCAGGAGTTCATGCTCGCCAAGCGCTGGCGCGAAACCGGCGACAGCGAGGCGGCTCACAAGCTCGTGACCAGCCATCTGCGCCTCGTGGCGAAGATCGCCATGGGCTATCGCGGTTACGGCCTGCCGGTCTCCGAGATCGTCTCCGAAGGCAATGTCGGTCTCATGCAGGCCGTGAAGCGGTTCGATCCCGATAAGGGCTTCCGACTCGCTACGTATGCCATGTGGTGGATCCGCGCCTCGATACAAGAGTTCATCCTGCGCTCGTGGAGCCTCGTGAAGATGGGCACCACGGCCAGCCAGAAGAAGCTGTTCTTTAACCTGAGAAAGGTGAAGGGCCAGATCCAGGCGCTGGAGGAAGGTGACCTCAACCCGGATCAGGTGTCGGAGATCGCCACCCGCCTCGGCGTGCCGGAGGAGGACGTCATCTCCATGAATCGGCGCCTGTCGGGCGATGCATCACTGAACGCGCCCTTGCGCGCGGAGTCTGAAGGCGAGTGGCAGGATTGGCTGGTGGACGAAGAGGCCAACCAGGAAACGAAGCTTGCTGACCTGGAAGAGATGACGGTCCGCCAAGGGCTGCTGGCCCGCGCCATGGACAAGCTGAATGAGCGCGAGCGTCGCATCTTCGAAGCGCGCAGGCTGTCCGACGAGCCGCTGACCCTTGAGGATCTGTCTCGGGAGTTCGGCGTGTCGCGGGAACGGATCAGGCAGATCGAGGTCCGCGCCTTTGAAAAGGTGCAGAAGGCGGTGCGCAACGAGGCCCAGGCGGCGCTTGCCGCGCCGGCCGGCACAGGCGCTCTGGCCTAA
- a CDS encoding GumC family protein — protein sequence MNIANHSRIDTFSGAQMIAAGPVSGLDAFSRDVREVLRVLWRRKTWIVAITALFLIGAMLFVLFSTPLYRASAELLIDPRSKRVLQTEQVVPGGLGTSSQGADSLLVDSQVEIIASDAVLRRVVTSQGLDQDAEFTKPVSPGLRAKLLDLLGEGDAAGSRIAQDPTELALYHLRKALYVKRVGNTYIIEIYMLLPDPRQAAAIANAVAEAYLAEEAHASSSSTRETTESLAARIAELRTDVERAESRVEDYRKAHDLVGTQGTLINEQQLADMNQRLGAARAQVEAAQARFAQAKLLVGAGPSAALAAEGLDSPTLAALRTNLAEIDRRRAELSAVFGPDHPQMKTIEAQRAVAQGQLSAELSLVVQRTRNELELARANEASLARELDKLKATTLANNEAQIKLRELQRDADTSRALLENVLARVKQSSEQEALSTSNFRILTRATTPMRIAYPPTLIVLLGALCAGLAIGALFAWLLEHFATRAASPERSVA from the coding sequence ATGAACATTGCCAATCACTCTCGGATCGACACGTTCTCCGGCGCGCAGATGATCGCCGCCGGGCCGGTGTCGGGCCTCGACGCCTTCAGCCGGGACGTCAGGGAAGTCTTGCGGGTCTTGTGGCGGCGAAAGACCTGGATCGTCGCGATCACCGCTCTCTTCCTGATTGGCGCGATGCTCTTCGTCCTGTTCTCGACGCCGCTCTATCGCGCGTCGGCCGAGCTGCTGATCGATCCGCGCTCGAAGCGGGTGCTGCAGACCGAGCAGGTGGTGCCCGGCGGGCTCGGCACGTCATCCCAGGGTGCGGACTCGCTGCTCGTCGACAGCCAGGTCGAGATCATCGCTTCGGATGCCGTTCTCCGGCGCGTCGTCACATCGCAAGGGCTGGATCAGGATGCCGAATTCACCAAGCCGGTGAGCCCGGGCCTTCGAGCGAAGCTGCTCGATCTGCTTGGCGAGGGGGATGCCGCAGGAAGCCGCATCGCGCAGGACCCAACCGAGCTCGCGCTCTACCACCTGCGCAAGGCGCTCTATGTGAAGCGGGTCGGCAATACCTACATCATCGAGATCTATATGCTGCTGCCAGATCCCCGTCAGGCGGCCGCGATCGCCAACGCGGTTGCGGAGGCGTACCTGGCGGAGGAGGCGCATGCGAGCTCTTCATCCACCCGGGAGACAACCGAAAGCCTGGCGGCGCGAATAGCCGAGTTGCGCACCGACGTTGAGCGGGCCGAGAGCCGGGTGGAGGACTACAGGAAAGCGCACGACCTGGTGGGCACCCAAGGCACGCTGATCAACGAGCAGCAGCTTGCCGACATGAACCAGCGCCTCGGCGCCGCCCGGGCGCAGGTGGAGGCGGCTCAGGCGCGCTTCGCGCAGGCCAAGCTGCTCGTTGGGGCCGGCCCAAGCGCCGCTTTGGCTGCAGAGGGGCTGGACTCGCCCACCCTCGCGGCGCTGCGCACGAACCTTGCCGAGATCGACCGCCGCCGTGCCGAGCTTAGCGCCGTCTTCGGTCCGGACCACCCGCAGATGAAGACCATCGAGGCCCAGCGCGCCGTCGCACAGGGCCAGCTGAGCGCCGAGCTCTCGCTCGTGGTTCAGCGGACGCGCAACGAGCTAGAGCTTGCCCGCGCCAATGAAGCTTCCCTTGCCCGAGAGCTCGACAAGCTCAAAGCCACCACGCTCGCCAACAACGAGGCGCAGATCAAGCTTCGCGAATTGCAGCGTGACGCCGACACCTCTCGCGCGCTTCTGGAAAACGTGCTGGCCAGAGTGAAGCAGAGCAGCGAGCAGGAGGCTCTGTCCACCAGCAACTTCCGCATTCTGACCAGGGCGACAACGCCCATGCGCATCGCCTATCCGCCGACCCTCATCGTACTGCTCGGGGCCCTCTGCGCAGGGCTGGCCATCGGCGCGCTGTTTGCCTGGCTTCTTGAACATTTCGCAACAAGAGCCGCTTCCCCAGAAAGGTCTGTCGCATGA
- a CDS encoding RluA family pseudouridine synthase, protein MTDEFQDIREITVADAEQGERLDRLLARHFGDISRSRMKALIEDGRVTADGCKIGEARYRVKPGERISLAVPPPVPAEPEPEPIPLNIVYEDDQLIVIDKPAGLVVHPAAGNWTGTLVNALIARCGDSLSGVGGVRRPGIVHRLDKDTTGLLVVAKTDLAHASLSEQFQAHGRDGRLERVYTALVWGKPARLRGTVSTQLGRMDSNRQKIAVLRQGGRSAITHYETAGSTEDGLVSCLRCRLETGRTHQIRVHMAHIGHPLLGDVVYGRGFATRANKLPDPAKSALVGLKRQALHAQRLGFDHPVTGQHLVFESPLPADMANLAHSLKFHSRN, encoded by the coding sequence ATGACAGACGAGTTCCAGGACATCAGGGAGATCACCGTCGCCGACGCGGAACAGGGTGAACGCCTCGATCGGCTGCTCGCCCGCCATTTCGGCGACATCAGCCGGTCCCGCATGAAAGCCCTCATCGAGGACGGAAGGGTCACCGCCGACGGCTGCAAGATAGGTGAGGCGCGCTACCGGGTCAAACCCGGCGAAAGGATCAGCTTGGCAGTGCCCCCACCCGTGCCGGCGGAACCGGAGCCCGAGCCGATCCCGCTGAACATCGTCTACGAGGATGATCAGCTCATCGTGATCGACAAGCCCGCGGGGCTTGTGGTGCACCCCGCTGCCGGAAACTGGACCGGCACCCTGGTCAACGCGCTGATCGCCCGTTGCGGCGACAGCCTTTCGGGCGTCGGCGGCGTCCGCCGGCCCGGCATCGTCCACCGCCTCGACAAGGACACCACCGGCCTTCTGGTGGTGGCGAAGACGGACCTGGCTCATGCTTCGCTCTCCGAACAATTCCAGGCCCATGGCCGCGACGGCCGCCTGGAGCGCGTCTATACGGCCCTGGTCTGGGGAAAACCCGCGCGACTCCGCGGGACGGTGAGCACCCAGCTCGGCCGCATGGACAGCAACCGGCAGAAGATAGCGGTCCTGCGGCAAGGGGGACGGAGCGCGATCACCCACTACGAAACTGCGGGCTCAACCGAGGATGGCTTGGTCTCGTGCCTTCGCTGCAGGCTCGAAACGGGGCGCACCCATCAAATTCGCGTGCACATGGCTCATATCGGCCATCCGCTTCTGGGCGATGTGGTATACGGGCGCGGCTTCGCCACCCGCGCCAACAAGCTGCCGGATCCGGCCAAATCGGCCCTGGTCGGCCTAAAACGCCAGGCTCTCCATGCCCAGCGTCTTGGCTTCGACCACCCGGTGACCGGGCAGCACTTGGTGTTCGAAAGCCCGTTACCTGCGGACATGGCAAATTTGGCCCACTCGCTAAAATTTCACTCCCGGAACTGA